A window of Nicotiana tabacum cultivar K326 chromosome 24, ASM71507v2, whole genome shotgun sequence contains these coding sequences:
- the LOC107823519 gene encoding uncharacterized protein LOC107823519 isoform X1, giving the protein MLSTISIVTGFSLEDEFCISPSQFLYGFHSLRILLRIKFLDKLILGGWEYRFLHSFVPLFGQEKLPREKGIGKRITYVATNDIIWGIKYKLDEDAIINDVCIFCYS; this is encoded by the exons ATGTTGAGTACTATAAGTATAGTGACTGGATTTTCTTTAGAAGATGAATTCTGTATATCGCCTTCTCAATTTTTGTATG GTTTTCACAGTTTGAGGATTTTATTGAGAATAAAATTTCTTGATAAACTTATTTTAGGAGGATGGGAGTATCGTTTTCTTCACAGTTTTGTACCTCTCTTTGGCCAAGAAAA GCTTCCAAGAGAAAAAGGAATAGGGAAGAGAATAACATATGTCGCTACAAATGACATTATTTGGGGAATCAAATACAAGCTTGATGAAGATGCTATCATCAATGATGTATGCATATTTTGTTACTCTTAA
- the LOC107823519 gene encoding uncharacterized protein LOC107823519 isoform X2, translating to MGSLEGFHSLRILLRIKFLDKLILGGWEYRFLHSFVPLFGQEKLPREKGIGKRITYVATNDIIWGIKYKLDEDAIINDVCIFCYS from the exons ATGGGTTCTCTTGAAG GTTTTCACAGTTTGAGGATTTTATTGAGAATAAAATTTCTTGATAAACTTATTTTAGGAGGATGGGAGTATCGTTTTCTTCACAGTTTTGTACCTCTCTTTGGCCAAGAAAA GCTTCCAAGAGAAAAAGGAATAGGGAAGAGAATAACATATGTCGCTACAAATGACATTATTTGGGGAATCAAATACAAGCTTGATGAAGATGCTATCATCAATGATGTATGCATATTTTGTTACTCTTAA